One Aphelocoma coerulescens isolate FSJ_1873_10779 chromosome 8, UR_Acoe_1.0, whole genome shotgun sequence genomic region harbors:
- the IER5 gene encoding immediate early response gene 5 protein produces the protein MEFKLEAHRIVSISLGKIYSARGQRGGLKLHKNLLVSLVLRSARQVYLSEPGCPPEPPPAAAGHPEEEPPPRTAAWAAEEPPPPPPQDEAGTDCQGPRPRRCCCGEENRGGCAGAPPPPHCPRKRSAGERGQAGSPVKKPRREEEEPPPPPPPPPSPPGEQEDMETGNVASLISIFGSSFSGLLSKEPKSRRRPPMDGGEAASGTAPAEAAAEPGQICCDEPVLRTLNPWSTAIVAF, from the coding sequence ATGGAGTTCAAGCTGGAAGCGCATCGCATCGTCAGCATCTCACTGGGCAAGATCTACAGCGCGCGGGGCCAGCGCGGCGGCCTGAAGCTGCACAAGAACCTCCTGGTGTCGCTGGTGCTGCGCAGCGCCCGGCAGGTCTACCTGAGCGAGCCGGGCTGCCCGCCCGAGCcgccccccgcggccgccggccaCCCCGAGGAGGAGCCGCCGCCCCGCACCGCCGCCTGGGCGGCcgaggagccgccgccgccgcccccgcagGACGAGGCGGGCACGGACTGCCAGGGCCCCCGGCCGCGGCGCTGTTGCTGCGGCGAGGAGAACCGCGGGGGCTGCGCCGGGGCCCCCCCGCCGCCGCACTGCCCCCGCAAGCGGAGCGCCGGCGAGCGCGGCCAGGCGGGCTCCCCGGTGAAGAAGCCCCGCCGCGAGGAAGAGGAGCCGCCGCCACCaccaccgccgccgccgtcgCCGCCGGGCGAGCAGGAGGACATGGAGACGGGCAACGTGGCCAGCCTCATCAGCATCTTCGGCTCCAGCTTCTCGGGACTGCTCAGCAAGGAGCCCAAGAGCCGGCGGCGGCCGCCCATGGACGGCGGCGAGGCGGCGTCGGGCACAGCGCCCGCCGAGGCGGCGGCCGAGCCGGGACAGATCTGCTGCGACGAGCCGGTGCTGCGGACCCTCAACCCCTGGAGCACGGCCATCGTGGCCTTCTGA